From one Pseudoliparis swirei isolate HS2019 ecotype Mariana Trench chromosome 5, NWPU_hadal_v1, whole genome shotgun sequence genomic stretch:
- the rorca gene encoding RAR-related orphan receptor C a isoform X1 — MREPVYRVCLLTFEVHVACWRLAARRSKVRRLRARAGRQHRSHQTAQIEVIPCKICGDKSSGIHYGVITCEGCKGFFRRSQQNNALYSCSRQRNCLIDRTNRNRCQHCRLQKCLALGMSRDAVKFGRMSKKQRDSLYAEVQKHQQAQECAELGVREREEVDLADHTRSSTATLGDLDDIGMLPEGLLFDLPLTPEDAGGDDCNLDMLGGSAGSTSSSQSSPEQTNLDFVDGNHSIKHEYQLLHDSGLFSHAILDPLPEGCSLLEIERITQSVLKSHIETSQYSTEELKRMAWTLYSQEETRSYQTKSAEAMWQQCAIQITNAIQYVVEFAKRISGFMDLCQNDQIILLKAGCMDVLLIRMCRAYNPINNTMLFDGKFTTAHLFKALGCDDLVNAVFDLTKSLSRVQMSEEEMALFSAAVLLSPDRLWLTDVQKIQKLQEKVYVALQRCLQKEGASEEKQAKMVSKLPIMKSICNLHIDKLEFFRLAHPETAYTFPPLYREVFGSEITFPDSTEG, encoded by the exons ATGAGAG agcCGGTATACCGTGTTTGTCTATTAACTTTTGAGGTGCATGTAGCGTGTTGGAGGCTGGCTGCGAGGCGGTCCAAAGTGCGTAGGCTGCGGGCTCGCGCTGGTCGGCAGCACCGATCACATCAAACAG ctcaaATAGAGGTGATTCCGTGTAAAATCTGTGGGGACAAATCTTCAGGGATTCACTATGGTGTCATCACCTGTGAAGGCTGCAAG GGTTTCTTCCGACGCAGCCAGCAGAACAATGCTCTGTATTCCTGCTCGCGACAGAGGAACTGTTTAATTGACCGGACCAACCGTAACCGTTGCCAGCACTGCAGGCTGCAGAAGTGTCTCGCTCTGGGCATGAGCCGCGATG CGGTCAAGTTTGGTCGAATGTCCAAAAAGCAGCGCGACAGCCTGTACGCAGAGGTCCAGAAGCACCAGCAGGCCCAGGAGTGCGCGGAGCTCGGTGTCCGCGAGCGCGAGGAAGTCGACCTGGCCGACCACACGAGAAGCTCCACCGCCACGCTCGGCGACCTGGACGACATCGGCATGCTGCCGGAAGGCCTGCTTTTCGACCTGCCGCTCACCCCCGAGGACGCAGGCGGAGACGACTGTAACCTGGACATGCTGGGCGGCAGCGCgggcagcacctcctcctctcagagctCACCAGAACAGACCAACTTGGACTTTGTAGACGGCAACCACAGCATCAAGCACGAGTACCAGCTGTTGCACGACTCTGGACTCTTCTCACATGCTATCCTCGACCCGCTGCCCGAGGGCTGCTCCCTGCTTGAGATAG AGCGTATAACTCAGAGTGTGCTGAAGTCCCATATTGAGACGAGCCAGTACAGCACAGAGGAGCTGAAGAGAATGGCGTGGACCTTGTATAGCCAAGAAGAGACACGCTCATACCAGACCAAG TCAGCTGAGGCGATGTGGCAACAATGTGCCATTCAAATCACCAACGCGATCCAGTACGTGGTCGAGTTTGCCAAGCGCATCTCTGGCTTCATGGACCTCTGTCAGAACGATCAGATCATCCTCCTCAAAGCGG GCTGCATGGATGTTCTTCTGATCCGTATGTGTCGGGCCTATAACCCCATCAACAATACGATGCTCTTTGACGGAAAGTTTACAACTGCTCATCTTTTCAAAGCGCTTG GCTGTGACGACTTGGTGAATGCAGTGTTCGACTTGACCAAAAGCCTGAGCCGGGTACAGATGTCCGAGGAAGAGATGGCTCTCTTCAGTGCTGCTGTGCTGCTCTCACCAG ACCGACTCTGGCTGACAGATGTTCAGAAGATACAGAAGTTGCAGGAGAAGGTCTATGTGGCTCTGCAGCGCTGCCTACAGAAAGAGGGAGCATCAGAAGAGAAGCAAGCTAAG ATGGTGTCTAAGCTTCCCATCATGAAGTCCATTTGCAACCTTCACATCGACAAACTGGAGTTTTTCCGTCTGGCTCACCCTGAGACCGCGTACACCTTCCCGCCTCTGTATCGGGAGGTTTTTGGCAGTGAAATCACGTTCCCAGACTCCACAGAAGGCTAG
- the rorca gene encoding RAR-related orphan receptor C a isoform X2 — protein sequence MRAQIEVIPCKICGDKSSGIHYGVITCEGCKGFFRRSQQNNALYSCSRQRNCLIDRTNRNRCQHCRLQKCLALGMSRDAVKFGRMSKKQRDSLYAEVQKHQQAQECAELGVREREEVDLADHTRSSTATLGDLDDIGMLPEGLLFDLPLTPEDAGGDDCNLDMLGGSAGSTSSSQSSPEQTNLDFVDGNHSIKHEYQLLHDSGLFSHAILDPLPEGCSLLEIERITQSVLKSHIETSQYSTEELKRMAWTLYSQEETRSYQTKSAEAMWQQCAIQITNAIQYVVEFAKRISGFMDLCQNDQIILLKAGCMDVLLIRMCRAYNPINNTMLFDGKFTTAHLFKALGCDDLVNAVFDLTKSLSRVQMSEEEMALFSAAVLLSPDRLWLTDVQKIQKLQEKVYVALQRCLQKEGASEEKQAKMVSKLPIMKSICNLHIDKLEFFRLAHPETAYTFPPLYREVFGSEITFPDSTEG from the exons ATGAGAG ctcaaATAGAGGTGATTCCGTGTAAAATCTGTGGGGACAAATCTTCAGGGATTCACTATGGTGTCATCACCTGTGAAGGCTGCAAG GGTTTCTTCCGACGCAGCCAGCAGAACAATGCTCTGTATTCCTGCTCGCGACAGAGGAACTGTTTAATTGACCGGACCAACCGTAACCGTTGCCAGCACTGCAGGCTGCAGAAGTGTCTCGCTCTGGGCATGAGCCGCGATG CGGTCAAGTTTGGTCGAATGTCCAAAAAGCAGCGCGACAGCCTGTACGCAGAGGTCCAGAAGCACCAGCAGGCCCAGGAGTGCGCGGAGCTCGGTGTCCGCGAGCGCGAGGAAGTCGACCTGGCCGACCACACGAGAAGCTCCACCGCCACGCTCGGCGACCTGGACGACATCGGCATGCTGCCGGAAGGCCTGCTTTTCGACCTGCCGCTCACCCCCGAGGACGCAGGCGGAGACGACTGTAACCTGGACATGCTGGGCGGCAGCGCgggcagcacctcctcctctcagagctCACCAGAACAGACCAACTTGGACTTTGTAGACGGCAACCACAGCATCAAGCACGAGTACCAGCTGTTGCACGACTCTGGACTCTTCTCACATGCTATCCTCGACCCGCTGCCCGAGGGCTGCTCCCTGCTTGAGATAG AGCGTATAACTCAGAGTGTGCTGAAGTCCCATATTGAGACGAGCCAGTACAGCACAGAGGAGCTGAAGAGAATGGCGTGGACCTTGTATAGCCAAGAAGAGACACGCTCATACCAGACCAAG TCAGCTGAGGCGATGTGGCAACAATGTGCCATTCAAATCACCAACGCGATCCAGTACGTGGTCGAGTTTGCCAAGCGCATCTCTGGCTTCATGGACCTCTGTCAGAACGATCAGATCATCCTCCTCAAAGCGG GCTGCATGGATGTTCTTCTGATCCGTATGTGTCGGGCCTATAACCCCATCAACAATACGATGCTCTTTGACGGAAAGTTTACAACTGCTCATCTTTTCAAAGCGCTTG GCTGTGACGACTTGGTGAATGCAGTGTTCGACTTGACCAAAAGCCTGAGCCGGGTACAGATGTCCGAGGAAGAGATGGCTCTCTTCAGTGCTGCTGTGCTGCTCTCACCAG ACCGACTCTGGCTGACAGATGTTCAGAAGATACAGAAGTTGCAGGAGAAGGTCTATGTGGCTCTGCAGCGCTGCCTACAGAAAGAGGGAGCATCAGAAGAGAAGCAAGCTAAG ATGGTGTCTAAGCTTCCCATCATGAAGTCCATTTGCAACCTTCACATCGACAAACTGGAGTTTTTCCGTCTGGCTCACCCTGAGACCGCGTACACCTTCCCGCCTCTGTATCGGGAGGTTTTTGGCAGTGAAATCACGTTCCCAGACTCCACAGAAGGCTAG